The Bombus vancouverensis nearcticus chromosome 9, iyBomVanc1_principal, whole genome shotgun sequence genome includes a window with the following:
- the PIG-Z gene encoding phosphatidylinositol glycan anchor biosynthesis class Z isoform X2 translates to MHFKNEYRRSIDEYKPAVPIKRKMSLYWILVILRIILTLIPQTGYIHPDEYFQSIEVISGDYFDIDVNKPWEFNSTFPVVVQSDYLSDKYNEAKTGIERVKYYKLKTTLPPHSLNHCIKIATVTVIGIFNRPTFIAFAFAPIFFWLQRGLGSKTVGFGDFHVRIFTFIACGIPTTVFFILVDSFYFGYLTMAEIGNLDISMNNFVVTPLNFLRYNSNTKNLQDHGLHPHYLHLIVNVPLLYNVLGVIGLCTFGKLLYSGLKAQWLNLPRIQSVVGLMTTSFITPIILLSIFPHQEPRFIIPILLPLTFLYAPNISQTSGVDTIARIAENDESSNAFTTKNKLNKLQIFWFICNIVLTFFYGFAHQGGVLPLSSHIATELKAKPDLTHIHLFTSHTYSVPTALLHLRNTKKTYVSSANHKYKLIKDFYLYEQGSKSLRDVCNVIASKLRECEYKYVTKKVPYRLYYALPATDLEEFIFIQNSINLFNYHIAHKFYPHITVEKLPFSKAVKNITRLTNLTTFSVNRLTEIMDNILEVFQQFQLLLIRIEYLVDNKYKNIHIS, encoded by the exons ATGcattttaaaaatgaatatcGTAGATCCATAGATGAATACAAACCTGCTGTaccgataaaaagaaaaatgagcCTTTATTGGATCTTAGTAATCTTAAGAATCATATTAACTCTTATTCCTCAAACAGGATACATTCATCCTGACGAATATTTTCAATCTATCGAAGTCATATCTG GGGATTATTTTGACATTGATGTCAACAAACCGTGGGAATTTAATTCAACGTTTCCC gTAGTTGTTCAAAGTGATTATCTATCAGATAAATATAATGAAGCAAAAACTGGTATAGAAAGAGTAAAATACTACAAACTTAAAACTACATTGCCGCCACATTCTTTAAATCATTGTATAAAAATTGCAACAGTTACTGTGATTGGTATATTCAATAGACCAACATTCATTGCATTTGCCTTTGCTCCTATATTCTTTTGGCTACAGAGAGGTTTAGGTTCAAAAACTGTAGGTTTTGGAGACTTTCATGTTCGAATATTCACCTTCATTGCCTGTGGAATACCTACCActgttttctttattttagtTGATAGCTTTTATTTTGGTTATTTAACAATGGCAGAGATAGGTAATCTTGACATTAGCATGAATAACTTTGTGGTAACACCACTGAATTTTCTCAGATACAATTCAAATACTAAAAACCTACAGGATCATGGCTTACATCCTCATTATTTACATTTGATAGTAAATGTACCCCTTTTATATAATGTTCTTGGAGTTATTGGCCTTTGTACATTTGGAAAACTATTATACAG TGGTTTAAAAGCACAATGGTTAAATTTGCCACGAATACAAAGTGTTGTTGGTTTAATGACAACATCTTTTATTACACCTATcatattattatcaatatttccTCATCAAGAGCCTAGGTTTATTATACCAATATTGTTACCTTTAACTTTTTTGTATGCACCAAATATAAGTCAAACATCAGGAGTTGACACTATCGCACGTATTGCAGAAAATGATGAGTCCTCAAATGCATTTACAACAAAAAATAAGTTGAATAAACTACAGATTTTTTGgtttatatgtaatattgtaTTAACGTTCTTCTATGGATTTGCTCATCAAGGTGGAGTTTTACCCTTATCATCTCATATAGCAACTGAATTAAAAGCAAAACCAGATCTTAcgcatatacatttatttacatCTCACACTTATTCTGTACCAACAGCACTTTTACATTTAAGAAATACCAAAAAGACATATGTAAGTAGTGCAAATCAtaagtataaattaataaaagatttttatctttatgAACAAGGATCAAAATCTTTAAGAGATGTATGTAATGTTATTGCTTCGAAACTTCGTGAATGTGAATATAAGTATGTCACCAAGAAGGTACCATATAGATTGTATTATGCTCTTCCTGCTACAGATTTGGAAGagtttatttttattcaaaatagtaTAAATTTATTCAATTATCATATTGCACATAAATTTTATCCGCACATTACAGTTGAAAAATTACCGTTTTCAAAAGCCGTTAAAAATATTACGCGTTTAACAAATCTAACCACATTTTCAGTGAATAGATTGACTGAAATTATGGATAACATACTTGAGGTTTTTCAACAGTTTCAATTGTTATTAATACGAATTGAGTATTTAgtagataataaatataaaaatatacatatatcatga
- the PIG-Z gene encoding phosphatidylinositol glycan anchor biosynthesis class Z isoform X1 — protein MHFKNEYRRSIDEYKPAVPIKRKMSLYWILVILRIILTLIPQTGYIHPDEYFQSIEVISGDYFDIDVNKPWEFNSTFPVRTVLIPQIIVGMPYSILKRLSKYTVFYLGISLKSPYFLISSPRLLVCGLSFISDYCLYKICYIYGQNYKIRLIIYASSYVMLVYATHTLSNTIELVLTALLLYYTSYSMAYSEKVVVQSDYLSDKYNEAKTGIERVKYYKLKTTLPPHSLNHCIKIATVTVIGIFNRPTFIAFAFAPIFFWLQRGLGSKTVGFGDFHVRIFTFIACGIPTTVFFILVDSFYFGYLTMAEIGNLDISMNNFVVTPLNFLRYNSNTKNLQDHGLHPHYLHLIVNVPLLYNVLGVIGLCTFGKLLYSGLKAQWLNLPRIQSVVGLMTTSFITPIILLSIFPHQEPRFIIPILLPLTFLYAPNISQTSGVDTIARIAENDESSNAFTTKNKLNKLQIFWFICNIVLTFFYGFAHQGGVLPLSSHIATELKAKPDLTHIHLFTSHTYSVPTALLHLRNTKKTYVSSANHKYKLIKDFYLYEQGSKSLRDVCNVIASKLRECEYKYVTKKVPYRLYYALPATDLEEFIFIQNSINLFNYHIAHKFYPHITVEKLPFSKAVKNITRLTNLTTFSVNRLTEIMDNILEVFQQFQLLLIRIEYLVDNKYKNIHIS, from the exons ATGcattttaaaaatgaatatcGTAGATCCATAGATGAATACAAACCTGCTGTaccgataaaaagaaaaatgagcCTTTATTGGATCTTAGTAATCTTAAGAATCATATTAACTCTTATTCCTCAAACAGGATACATTCATCCTGACGAATATTTTCAATCTATCGAAGTCATATCTG GGGATTATTTTGACATTGATGTCAACAAACCGTGGGAATTTAATTCAACGTTTCCCGTAAGAACTGTTTTAATACCACAAATCATAGTTGGTATGCCATATTCAATTTTGAAGAGACTTTCGAAATATACAGTTTTTTATTTGGGTATATCATTGAAATCGCCATATTTTCTTATATCATCTCCACGTTTGTTAGTGTGTGGCTTATCTTTTATATCAGATTATTGTTTGTATAAAATCTGTTACATATATGgtcaaaattacaaaataagacTGATCATTTATGCCAGTTCCTATGTTATGCTTGTTTATGCCACTCATACATTATCAAATACTATTGAACTGGTGTTAACagctttattattatattatacatcatattCTATGGCATATTCAGAAAAG gTAGTTGTTCAAAGTGATTATCTATCAGATAAATATAATGAAGCAAAAACTGGTATAGAAAGAGTAAAATACTACAAACTTAAAACTACATTGCCGCCACATTCTTTAAATCATTGTATAAAAATTGCAACAGTTACTGTGATTGGTATATTCAATAGACCAACATTCATTGCATTTGCCTTTGCTCCTATATTCTTTTGGCTACAGAGAGGTTTAGGTTCAAAAACTGTAGGTTTTGGAGACTTTCATGTTCGAATATTCACCTTCATTGCCTGTGGAATACCTACCActgttttctttattttagtTGATAGCTTTTATTTTGGTTATTTAACAATGGCAGAGATAGGTAATCTTGACATTAGCATGAATAACTTTGTGGTAACACCACTGAATTTTCTCAGATACAATTCAAATACTAAAAACCTACAGGATCATGGCTTACATCCTCATTATTTACATTTGATAGTAAATGTACCCCTTTTATATAATGTTCTTGGAGTTATTGGCCTTTGTACATTTGGAAAACTATTATACAG TGGTTTAAAAGCACAATGGTTAAATTTGCCACGAATACAAAGTGTTGTTGGTTTAATGACAACATCTTTTATTACACCTATcatattattatcaatatttccTCATCAAGAGCCTAGGTTTATTATACCAATATTGTTACCTTTAACTTTTTTGTATGCACCAAATATAAGTCAAACATCAGGAGTTGACACTATCGCACGTATTGCAGAAAATGATGAGTCCTCAAATGCATTTACAACAAAAAATAAGTTGAATAAACTACAGATTTTTTGgtttatatgtaatattgtaTTAACGTTCTTCTATGGATTTGCTCATCAAGGTGGAGTTTTACCCTTATCATCTCATATAGCAACTGAATTAAAAGCAAAACCAGATCTTAcgcatatacatttatttacatCTCACACTTATTCTGTACCAACAGCACTTTTACATTTAAGAAATACCAAAAAGACATATGTAAGTAGTGCAAATCAtaagtataaattaataaaagatttttatctttatgAACAAGGATCAAAATCTTTAAGAGATGTATGTAATGTTATTGCTTCGAAACTTCGTGAATGTGAATATAAGTATGTCACCAAGAAGGTACCATATAGATTGTATTATGCTCTTCCTGCTACAGATTTGGAAGagtttatttttattcaaaatagtaTAAATTTATTCAATTATCATATTGCACATAAATTTTATCCGCACATTACAGTTGAAAAATTACCGTTTTCAAAAGCCGTTAAAAATATTACGCGTTTAACAAATCTAACCACATTTTCAGTGAATAGATTGACTGAAATTATGGATAACATACTTGAGGTTTTTCAACAGTTTCAATTGTTATTAATACGAATTGAGTATTTAgtagataataaatataaaaatatacatatatcatga